One Tubulanus polymorphus chromosome 5, tnTubPoly1.2, whole genome shotgun sequence DNA segment encodes these proteins:
- the LOC141906258 gene encoding uncharacterized protein LOC141906258 — MINTLGALFFLLFLPGIGNYSFILTTKSVLLLLCGDIELNPGPSVDPNCLFANVNSIGANDNQRFNYLKTLVSKHEYKIIGLCEVGNLTGKKEDYELDNYTMLYIPENRGIALYYHDSVVCHKLDKVIRWSNSIWVKLRCNFNNAILGVCYRSPSQSADQRKDYLKELKNSISLAQHQLNTVNDSLLIFGDFNSKNNLFCKSDTTDTSGRQLKILIDDLHLNQMINEPTRITSDSSSCIDLLLTDSPGHLLQHDVIAPIEKSDHCALSVKLNSRCTAPNTNAEKIIWKYDQCNLAELNRSINTYDWSPILDKNVNDCTFLLSTKLMNFFKANIPHAMKIIKPNDQPWFSPKLNTAINKRQRLYKSFKRTQSIFHLNRYIEQDSLVQAMIKNSRISYQNNLLDRLDHAATNVKGYWFLIKKLMGNKFQSIIPPLIDPVSNRTVHSQVDKAHLFLTNLIAKYHLPVNNNPALPVFPNKCPHNINLPRTNPDDVRKVILNLDTNKACGHDLMTNKMLKLCVDSLSPLLARLFNKPIDDSSFPECWKLGTVTVIYKKGSGSKSNPANYRPITLLPSLSKVFERIVYNSISHHLLSNDLIYANQSGFLAGHSTADQLLAITQLAHNVHTTFGNVRESCVIVYNVTFRR; from the coding sequence ATGATAAATACGCTAGGTGCTTTGTTTTTCCTCCTTTTCCTTCCTGGCATCGGTAACTATTCGTTTATTCTTACCACTAAATCGGTACTGCTCCTGCTCTGTGGAGATATTGAACTAAATCCTGGCCCCTCAGTTGACCCCAACTGTCTTTTTGCCAATGTAAATAGTATCGGTGCAAATGATAACCAGCGTTTCAACTATTTAAAGACTCTTGTCTCGAAACATGAATACAAAATAATTGGTCTCTGTGAAGTAGGAAACCTAACCGGGAAAAAAGAGGATTATGAACTTGATAATTATACAATGTTATACATACCAGAAAACCGAGGTATTGCACTTTACTATCATGACTCGGTTGTGTGTCACAAACTTGACAAAGTAATCAGATGGAGCAACTCTATCTGGGTGAAACTGCGCTGTAATTTCAATAACGCTATTTTAGGTGTCTGTTATAGGTCGCCCTCACAATCTGCAGACCAACGTAAAGATTACCTTAAAGAACTGAAAAACTCTATTTCTCTTGCTCAACATCAATTAAACACCGTTAACGACTCGCTTCTGATCTTTGGAGATTTTAACAGTAAAAATAATCTCTTTTGCAAATCTGACACTACTGACACTTCAGGTCGCCAACTTAAGATTTTAATAGACGACTTACATCTTAACCAAATGATAAATGAACCCACCCGTATCACTTCAGATAGTTCTTCTTGCATCGACTTACTACTAACAGATTCTCCCGGTCATCTTCTTCAGCATGATGTTATAGCCCCAATCGAAAAATCGGATCACTGCGCTCTCTCTGTTAAACTCAATTCGCGTTGTACCGCGCCAAACACAAACGCCGAAAAAATTATCTGGAAATATGACCAATGCAACCTGGCGGAGCTTAACCGGAGTATCAATACATACGACTGGAGCCCTATTCTCGACAAGAACGTGAATGATTGCACATTCCTACTTTCAACTAAACTTATGAATTTCTTCAAAGCCAACATACCACACgcaatgaaaatcattaaacCAAATGACCAACCGTGGTTCAGTCCGAAATTAAACACGGCTATTAATAAGCGTCAACGTCTATATAAATCTTTTAAACGTACACAAAGCATCTTCCACCTAAATCGTTATATAGAACAAGATTCTCTAGTACAGGCTATGATTAAAAATTCGCGGATCAGCTACCAAAATAACTTGCTTGATCGTCTCGATCACGCCGCGACTAACGTTAAAGGTTACTGGTTCTTAATAAAGAAACTAATGGGTAATAAATTCCAGTCTATTATTCCGCCCTTAATTGACCCTGTGTCCAACCGTACAGTTCATAGTCAAGTTGACAAGGCTCATTTATTCCTCACTAATTTGATAGCGAAATATCACTTACCAGTTAATAACAACCCTGCACTCcctgtttttccaaataaatgCCCCCATAATATAAACTTACCGCGAACTAATCCAGATGATGTTCGCAAAGTTATCCTTAATCTTGATACAAACAAAGCATGTGGCCATGACCTAATGACAAATAAAATGCTGAAACTGTGTGTCGATAGTTTATCCCCTTTATTAGCACGACTTTTTAACAAACCTATTGATGATAGCTCTTTCCCTGAGTGTTGGAAACTTGGAACGGTCACTGTCATCTACAAGAAAGGCTCAGGCAGTAAATCTAACCCGGCAAACTACAGACCTATAACACTTCTACCCTCACTATCTAAAGtatttgaaagaattgtgtACAACAGTATTAGTCATCACTTACTAAGCAACGACCTTATTTACGCTAACCAATCCGGTTTCCTTGCGGGTCACTCGACAGCGGACCAACTTTTGGCTATAACCCAGCTAGCACACAACGTTCATACAACATTCGGAAACGTTCGTGAAAGTTGTGTGATAGTTTATAATGTAACGTTCAGGCGATAA